In Saccharomyces eubayanus strain FM1318 chromosome X, whole genome shotgun sequence, the genomic window GCGAGTGCCATATCAAACGGGCTAGTACGTGCTTACCTTTCTCACTCCAACCGTTGTATCGTTTTTAGCAAGAAAGAACCTTTCCCCCATGGGAATTGATGAACGAcacaaaataaaagaaaagctttgtttgtaaaaatgaatattatatcatatatatagGCTTATATACgtcattgttttcttagTTTCTCAAGGGTAAAATTCCTTGTATTTATTATAGTAGTAGTAACTACCAACCCCACCTAAAGCGGTTAGAACAACGGGGACAGGCTTGGTGAACCTGGAAGGCATACCTCTAATGATCCCTGCACCGAGCAACAAGGTCGATGCACCCAGGGCCATTTCCAGCCCACCGTCTCTGTTAAAGTGCAGCAAGTACCCGGCAACACCGTACACACTACCGAATACCAACCCGGATACTAAGGATGGGATGGAGCCCTTACGGTAGTAACCCATGAGACCACCGGTAGCGGTTAAAAGACCCAATGTAAATGCTGGATGTTCCATAGTAATATAATGTGTTCTTGTTCTGGTCCCACTTTCTGATTCAACGACATCCTTGAGCCAGCTGCCCCTTCTCGTTATATACTCACCTTTTCAAGAGCTCCGTAGGGCGCGATACGCCTGCCCTCAGCCACTGTTTATTGGGCCAAATGAACAGTAGCTGAACAGTAGCTGAACCTTGCCACGCAAGAAAATCCAGGTTGTTAAAAACACTCTTCTGCAtccagcagcagcagccaCCGCTACCGTAACATACTGCCGGGTCGCATGAGTTCCGTAGAAAGTCCTCAAAGCAAATCCAGCCTGGGGTTGGTAGAAAACCGTAAGGAATAACAAAATTTTCCGTGGTTTCTAACGCAATGACGCAACACTGACCCAGAAACACTCCAGATCAGCCTTTGGTAACCATTCATTCAAACCGACCTGAGCCCTTGTTATATGTACCTTGCATCTATTATATCAGGATTTCTTTATTGGGCTACCCGGGCTAACCCTTTTTTGCGCGTTTCAGGCTTCAGAAAACTGATGCAATTTTTAACAAGTGGTGTATATATTCTACGATAGCACCCTTGTGTACGCTTGAAAGCACCAAAGGAAGACAGCTAGCCCGACCCTACGACTCTAGCATGTCTGTAGTTCAGAACTCACCACGGCTGCAAGAGCCTCAGGAggagcagcagcagcagctctcgttaaaaataaaacagttgaagttgaaaagaatcaaCGAACTAAACAATAAACTAAGAAAAGAGCTCAGTCGTGAAAGAATCACCGCTTCGAATGCATGCCTTACGATAATAAACTACACTTCAAACACAAAAGATTACGCTCTACCCGAGTTATGGGGGTACCCCAGCGCAGGTTCGAATCATTTTAGAGAAGGTTTAAGAAAGgctcaaaaaaataatcatttgtcaaattcaaataatgCTTGTTGTACGCTTATGTAATAGtatcaaaaaaagtagaaaaaaatagcacACATGCCTTTTTGCGACCACTACCACCCtctattctttttttttttcctttattcaTACTTTATTTAAAATCAATTCAGCCGTAATTTTGTCCTTACTGTTGGACTTAGTAGAGATCTCCTTTAATTTAGATTCAGACAACTTGATCAGTTTATTCTTACTCTCCCCTATTTCCCGAGAAATCACATTAACCAATGCCCATCCCTTCAGGTACAGTTCGCTCAATTCCACGCTTCTTAGAGCGTTCTTCAACGCCTTGTCTAAGAGCTCAGATTTGGCTTGTTTTTTGTTACGAAGGGCTTCATAATATAGAGTTTCACTTAGCTTACCAAAACAAACATAATTGAATGGGGTGATGCACAGGACCTGTTCCAAGCAATAGCGGGCCCTTTCAAATTGGCCCATTTCGAAATAAATCTCATTGGCATACCACCACAATTCAGCATCTAGAGGGAACTTATCCATCAACTTCACCAATTCTTGCAGAACGGCTTCCTGGTTTAAATCCTTGGCATTCGTCTTGATCGCTATCAATTTCTTAGCAATGGAGACATAGGTAACGAAGTCTGTTTCGTATTCTAGATCGtccttcaataatttttctaaataCTCAATAGCACCCTTATCATCACCATTTATTTGCAATAGGGTGGCTTTCATAATGACCATCTTATACGAACTCTCACCAAGACGATCTCTCAGTGTATTATAAATAACTTGCGCGTCCACGTCTTGGTTTAAGTAAACCAGAACATAGAAAAGCATTtccatcaagaagaagtagtTGCCCTCTGTTAGTGCGGAATCTCCACATTTCATGTAGAGTTTTACCTCATTTTCCAGTTTCAGTAACTGTTCCGGATTAAATCGAGTATATGCCTTGGTATTCATAATAGTCAAGAGTTTTTCTCTAACCAAATCTttcatcatcgttttcGATTTATCCTCGGCTCGACTTGTTGTGTTTCCAGCACATTCTTCAATGTCATTGACCCCTCTATAGTTACTCAAATAGTCAAAGATACTCACTTCTTCTATGAATTTATCAACCAACGCTATTAAAATGTCACGCGAGACGAATATCAACATTAAATCAatatatcatatataagcatatatatgtacacAGCATCTATTTAGTCGGATTACGGTCGAGTATACAGTGTTTCCAGGTTGTTCGCTGTTATTTCCACACTGCCTAAACTTGTTTAAAAACACCTactgttttttcaaagagacGTAACGTTCCGGGACTCATAGAGATTGTTTGTACCTTATGGGATTATGAATAGTCAATCAGATGCGATGGATGAACGATATAGCATGACCAAGTTGGAAAATAGATTAAGAACTTTCCAAGATGGGGTTGtacttcaaaagaaaaaattaagatGGAGTTTCAAAGTCATTCCATACCAGGCAATGGCCAAGCTTGGTTTCTATTTTGATCCAGTGATAGATCCCAAAACGTCAAAGTTAAACAAGGACTGTGTGAGATGCTGCTACTGTCACCGCCGAACATATAACGTTAGAGATTGCAGATCCaggaaaaaagatgttCTCGAAACGCTAAGCAATATAACGAGGAGACATCTAACTGATTCAGACAATAAGCAAGTATGCCTCTTAATTTACTTGCGAAATAAACTATTAAAGGATTACAGTTTCCATATGGGTGTTTCAGACTGGAAAAACGACAAACATTTCAGCGAACCAGACAGTAAAATCATGTTAAACTTTAGAAGATTCACTTTTAAGGATGATTGGCCACATGGTATCTCTCACAATGAGCACCAACTGAATATAGAAAACATGGTTAATGCGGGGCTTATACGATATGATACCAGCATAGAAGGACTAAAGGATCCAAATATGGATAAGGCCCTCATGAGTGACTCATGTTACTGTATTTATTGCAAGCACTCCTTACAAGGTTGGTCATCGCACGATGATCCGCTAAGGCGGCATTACGACATCTCTCAAAAAGGTAATTgttatttctttcaaatacgCAATCGGTTTGAAAGAATGAGGAACGATAAGGATAGCACCATTAGTAGTTCAGATACCATCAGCCAAAGTTGTGGGGCCACCACCACACAAGTTGAAGAGGAAAGAGATGACGTTGTTGCAGTGAAAACCACCTCTCAAAGTCAAAATTCTTTAGTCTCACCATCTTCTCCTGGTAagaatcttcaaaacaacGGTGACAATGGATTGAATAGTCTTGTTATTCAACATGATAGAAGTGTACTGAGTGAACTAAACGACGAGTACTCAAagcaaaataaaataaaagagaaacagCAAATACATCTGGAGAATGGAAATACCACTTTAAGAGCGGACAATACAAATCAAGGTGTTTCCGCAGTTGAAAATGGAATTAGCCTAACTCCTATTGTAAAAGAAAGCAAGCGTTCAAATTCTCAACTTGCGCAATTTTCATCTCCTAcaaggaagaggaggaagttcaaaagaatatcaCCCAGAAGAATTttcgatgaagaagatagCGAAAACTCTTTTGATAATAGTACTGTCggtttggaaaacaaagataaaGATTTAGTTATCGACTTYACAAGCCATATCAATAAAGCAAGAGATACGGGGAGAAAGAATGCAATTCTGGACGACAGTACGGATGAATTCAGTTTTAGTAATCAAGGACATAGTACCTTTGATATACCCGTACCGACCTCCTCGCATTTACTCAGAGACATAGGTTCAGACATTAAGATTGTCACACAGGACCCAGAAAACCCTATTAATGCAAGTTCAAACTCAAAAGAAGCAGttatgaaagaagaaaaatatttggcCAGTGATGACAGAAACGAAGATAGCAACGACACGCGACTTGTAGGCAGAGATTTCAACACTACTACTCCTGGAAAATCTGGAAGTATAGACCAGAGGTCGAACGACACCAATGCTAACAAAGGTCTCTCTAACGAGACTCGAGGTTCATCGGTACCGCATGAGTTATATCAAGACAAAATTACGGAGGTAAGAACAGAAAGTGAGGAAGGACAGAAAAATGATGTAAACCTGCCAATACGGCGACTTTCGGATGCAAGTTATAGTGATATATTGAATAGTAACTCCAATAATATTACCGACAATATACCAAAAGGAGAGATAGATGGGAGCAATCTTCAAACCTTTGATGCATCTTTACACAAAAAAGCTCTGGGAGATGCTGGCGCCAAGGAAAGATCTACTAAACTA contains:
- the TMH11 gene encoding Tmh11p, with product MEHPAFTLGLLTATGGLMGYYRKGSIPSLVSGLVFGSVYGVAGYLLHFNRDGGLEMALGASTLLLGAGIIRGMPSRFTKPVPVVLTALGGVGSYYYYNKYKEFYP
- the BIR1 gene encoding survivin, with protein sequence MNSQSDAMDERYSMTKLENRLRTFQDGVVLQKKKLRWSFKVIPYQAMAKLGFYFDPVIDPKTSKLNKDCVRCCYCHRRTYNVRDCRSRKKDVLETLSNITRRHLTDSDNKQVCLLIYLRNKLLKDYSFHMGVSDWKNDKHFSEPDSKIMLNFRRFTFKDDWPHGISHNEHQLNIENMVNAGLIRYDTSIEGLKDPNMDKALMSDSCYCIYCKHSLQGWSSHDDPLRRHYDISQKGNCYFFQIRNRFERMRNDKDSTISSSDTISQSCGATTTQVEEERDDVVAVKTTSQSQNSLVSPSSPGKNLQNNGDNGLNSLVIQHDRSVLSELNDEYSKQNKIKEKQQIHLENGNTTLRADNTNQGVSAVENGISLTPIVKESKRSNSQLAQFSSPTRKRRKFKRISPRRIFDEEDSENSFDNSTVGLENKDKDLVIDFTSHINKARDTGRKNAILDDSTDEFSFSNQGHSTFDIPVPTSSHLLRDIGSDIKIVTQDPENPINASSNSKEAVMKEEKYLASDDRNEDSNDTRLVGRDFNTTTPGKSGSIDQRSNDTNANKGLSNETRGSSVPHELYQDKITEVRTESEEGQKNDVNLPIRRLSDASYSDILNSNSNNITDNIPKGEIDGSNLQTFDASLHKKALGDAGAKERSTKLDSLPPKEPVIPAHRKLDNIDIDLHLSVSDFSSSSHSEQSSKSSSAISTPVASPKINVTRSLHAVKELSGLARKQFNDLEFANKQDTTKMLEYVSVKNETTGEESPIFETGTPIAYEEHKSKKLFENEFLGKELETPIYLSTVDLNKSPKPEPGSILPVVGNSISSTSLHPQYSPLEKQKKEKTLTTDTECATGCLLNEETKNSRADFGEWCKIDENRLLVKNYFHDLLKYINNNDATLSNDKDGDLAFLIKQMPNEELDMTFTNWVNLKVRSIKHEFIDDCEKKLNILRNDFDTAKNYVETLEDDDELIEIAKKMGVL
- the STE18 gene encoding Ste18p, giving the protein MSVVQNSPRLQEPQEEQQQQLSLKIKQLKLKRINELNNKLRKELSRERITASNACLTIINYTSNTKDYALPELWGYPSAGSNHFREGLRKAQKNNHLSNSNNACCTLM
- the EMC2 gene encoding Emc2p — protein: MLIFVSRDILIALVDKFIEEVSIFDYLSNYRGVNDIEECAGNTTSRAEDKSKTMMKDLVREKLLTIMNTKAYTRFNPEQLLKLENEVKLYMKCGDSALTEGNYFFLMEMLFYVLVYLNQDVDAQVIYNTLRDRLGESSYKMVIMKATLLQINGDDKGAIEYLEKLLKDDLEYETDFVTYVSIAKKLIAIKTNAKDLNQEAVLQELVKLMDKFPLDAELWWYANEIYFEMGQFERARYCLEQVLCITPFNYVCFGKLSETLYYEALRNKKQAKSELLDKALKNALRSVELSELYLKGWALVNVISREIGESKNKLIKLSESKLKEISTKSNSKDKITAELILNKV